One Kwoniella pini CBS 10737 chromosome 11, complete sequence DNA segment encodes these proteins:
- a CDS encoding UV damage endonuclease UvdE, with the protein MPFKRLKIIPPATPDSPSKLGTTTIVLNPNPDPVKHTLINALEHMPPPDLVKAERDTTSDSDEALTPITSEQEEEDVKNAVDEAVDRNLNKRKRGAKVDVSYADNEGSDFAASESELSELEEEPKPKKKTPTKKKATPKKAKAKVENDEGEDDDGETPKKEKKATPKKSRIAKDEPEFDEEGNEIVKKKRKPRVYEKKVYEIPDVERKTTTFRGRLGYACLNTVLRGEKPDSIFCSRTCRIASIEEEGMELPKGLALMNVRDLKTMIQWNEDNKIRFMRLSSEMFPFASHAKYGYDLSFADEGLKEAGELAKKYGHRLTMHPGQFTQLGSPKPNVIEASVRELDYQCEILDRMGVGKEGVMIIHMGGVFGDKESTLARFKENFTTKLSDNVKQRLVLENDEICYNVDDLFPISEELDIPLIFDYHHDWINPSSEPPAVLIPRIAKIWEKRGIPMKQHLSEPRPGAESVMEKRAHADRCKSLPDALPDDVDLMIEAKDKEQAVFELYRIYGLEDVIHDNLRPPDPNPGMHTKGRKSSLKKKTKETGDVDSEGEPINLSDIEKEGDGGIGDTSVVEGHIKNAVNDAGMEIDGQSQTPKKANRRGKRKSAGGEETAEGKVEQEATPAKKKKATPKKGKKGEEVKVELGDEQSVEKTKSTPKRGKKNDENKENVPNETAAEQMEGLQEEKPQPAKRKSRQSKEKIVA; encoded by the exons ATGCCTTTTAAAAGGCTTAAAATCATACCACCCGCTACTCCCGATTCCCCCTCAAAATTGGGTACAACCACCATCGTCTTAAACCCAAACCCTGATCCTGTAAAGCATACACTCATCAATGCATTAGAACATATGCCTCCACCAGACTTGGtgaaagctgaaagagATACCACTTCGGATTCAGACGAAGCATTAACGCCCATCACATCAGaacaggaagaagaagatgttaaaAATGCTGTAGACGAAGCTGTTGACCGCAATCTGaataaaaggaaaagaggAGCAAAAGTAGATGTTTCATATGCGGATAATGAAGGATCCGACTTTGCAGCTTCGGAAAGTGAATTATCTGAACTTGAAGAGGAACCGAAACCCAAGAAGAAAACTCCTACTAAGAAGAAAGCTACTCCCAAGAAAGCCAAAGCGAAAGTGGAGAATGACGAAGGGGAAGACGATGATGGAGAGACCCcgaagaaggagaagaaggcCACGCCGAAGAAATCCAGGATAGCGAAAGACGAGCCTGAATTTGACGAGGAAGGGAATGAAATAGTCAAGAAGAAGCGGAAACCTAGGGTATATGAAAAAAAGGTATATGAAATACCTGATGTAGAAAGAAAGACTACCACCTTCAGAG GCCGTTTGGGATATGCTTGTCTGAATACCGTGTTGAGAGGAGAAAAACCGGATAGTATTTTCTGTTCCAGGACTTGTCGGATAGCAAgtatagaagaagagggtATGGAGTTACCTAAGGGTCTAGCTTTGATGAATGTCCGGGATCTCAAGACAATGATACAATGGAACGAGGATAATAA GATCCGTTTCATGAGGCTATCTTCCGAGATGTTCCCTTTCGCGTCGCATGCAAAATATGGATACGACTTGTCATTCGCAGATGAAGGTTTAAAGGAAGCTGGTGAATTAGCAAAGAAGTATGGTCATAGGTTGACGATGCATCCTGGTCAA TTCACCCAACTCGGTTCTCCCAAGCCCAACGTCATAGAAGCTTCAGTCAGGGAGCTAGACTACCAATGTGAGATCCTTGACAGAATGGGCGTCGGAAAAGAGGGTGTCATGAT TATACATATGGGAGGCGTTTTTGGTGATAAAGAGAGTACACTTGCTCGATTCAAGGAGAATTTCACGACGAAGTTAAGTGACAATGTCAAGCAAAGACTTGTATTGGAAAACGATGAG ATCTGCTACAACGTGGACGACCTTTTCCCTATCAGTGAAGAGCTTGACATTCCTCT CATTTTTGACTAT CATCACGATTGGATCAACCCATCTTCTGAACCTCCCGCTGTATTGATACCTAGAATAGCGAAAATATGGGAGAAAAGAGGTATACCAATGAAACAACATTTATCCGAGCCTCGGCCAGGGGCCGAGTCAGTAATGGAGAAAAGAGCCCATGCGGATAGGTGCAAGAGCTTGCCTGACGCTTTGCCAGATGACgtggatttgatgattgaagCGAAAGATAAG GAGCAAGCTGTGTTTGAACTTTACCGAATATA CGGGCTCGAAGACGTTATCCATGATAACCTCCGACCACCTGACCCTAATCCAGGGATGCACACCAAAGGACGAAAGTCcagcttgaagaagaaaacgAAAGAAACGGGAGATGTAGATTCAGAAGGAGAACCCATCAATCTATCGGATATCGAGAAGGAAGGCGATGGTGGCATCGGAGATACGAGTGTAGTCGAGGGGCATATCAAGAACGCTGTCAATGACGCTGGAATGGAAATTGATGGTCAATCGCAAACACCTAAGAAAGCTAATAGGCGGGGTAAGAGGAAGAGTGCGGGAGGTGAAGAAACCGCTGAAGGTAAGGTAGAGCAAGAGGCAACACCggcaaagaagaagaaagctaCGCCAAAGAAAGGCaagaaaggtgaagaagtcAAAGTTGAGCTAGGTGATGAGCAATCAGTAGAAAAGACCAAAAGTACACCTAAGCGTGGTAAGAAGAATGACGAGAATAAGGAGAACGTTCCCAATGAAACGGCGGCTGAGCAGATGGAAGGTcttcaagaagagaagCCACAACCCGCTAAGAGAAAGAGCAGACAAAGTAAGGAGAAAATAGTGGCTTAA